The following are from one region of the Biomphalaria glabrata chromosome 4, xgBioGlab47.1, whole genome shotgun sequence genome:
- the LOC106076568 gene encoding probable ribosome biogenesis protein RLP24 yields the protein MRVEKCFFCSSPIYPGHGIHFVRNDSKIFRFCRSKCHKAFQKKRNPRKARWTKAFRKAAGKELTVDPSLEFEKRRNEPVKYNKELWQTTIKAMKRIEEIKVRRQNFFIANRLKKGKELRKAADLREVKDNIHLIKSPAAGLKQRRQLVEVIQEQDVQAMESN from the exons ATGAGAGTTGAAAAGTGTTTTTTCTGCTCTTCACCAATTTATCCAGGTCATGGTATTCATTTCGTTCGTAACGACAGTAAG ATTTTTAGATTTTGTCGCTCCAAATGTCACAAAGCTTTCCAGAAGAAACGTAATCCTCGCAAGGCCAGATGGACTAAAGCATTTAGAAAAGCAGCTGGTAAGGAGCTGACAGTGGATCCAAGCTTAGAGTTTGAGAAGAGAAGAAATGAACCTGTCAAATATAACAAAGAACTCTGGCAAACCACAA TCAAAGCCATgaaaagaattgaagaaattaaagtTAGAAGACAAAACTTTTTCATAGCCAACAG ATTGAAAAAAGGTAAAGAATTGAGAAAGGCAGCAGACTTGAGAGAAGTCAAAGACAACATCCATCTCATCAAATCACCAGCAG CTGGTCTGAAACAGAGAAGACAGTTAGTGGAGGTTATACAGGAGCAGGATGTGCAAGCCATGGAATCTAATTAA
- the LOC106070769 gene encoding ras-related protein Rab-7L1-like: MTEVLFKVIVIGDPTVGKTSFVQKYVNDSFRRDYKMTIGVDFALKVIKWSDKCNIKLQLWDIAGQERFTSMTRVYYKDAHACLVMFDLTQKNTFQSCVKWKKDLDQKCTLVDGSPVPCLLLANKNDDTANREVTQDEIEELCREHDFLGWSETSVKEGTMIEESMGFLIEEMMAKHAELEGFSDSFPAVGSEHKIKLKKEDSTQQSVSKCSC; encoded by the exons ATGACAGAAGTCTTGTTCAAAGTCATTGTCATTGGTGATCCTACTGTCGGAAAAACGTCTTTTGTACAGAAGTATGTCAATGACTCTTTTAGACGAGATTACAAGATGACCATTGGAG ttgatTTTGCTTTAAAAGTTATCAAATGGTCTGATAAATGCAACATCAAACTGCAGCTTTGGGACATTGCAG GCCAGGAACGCTTTACTTCCATGACCCGTGTTTACTATAAAGATGCCCACGCCTGCTTGGTCATGTTTGACCTGACCCAGAAGAATACTTTTCAGAGTTGTGTCAAGTGGAAGAAAGATCTGGACCAGAAGTGTACTCTCGTTGATGGGTCACCGGTGCCTTGTCTCCTGTTAGCAAATAAG AATGATGATACTGCAAACAGGGAAGTCACTCAGGATGAGATTGAAGAACTTTGCAGAGAACATGACTTTCTAGGTTGGAGTGAAACATCCGTGAAGGAAGGCACAATGATAGAAGAATCTATGGG GTTTCTTATCGAAGAAATGATGGCCAAACATGCAGAGCTGGAAGGATTCTCTGACTCTTTCCCCGCTGTTGGATCTGAGCACAAGATTAAGTTGAAAAAAGAAGACAGCACCCAGCAGAGTGTATCCAAATGTTCATGTTAA